One genomic region from Spirosoma sp. KCTC 42546 encodes:
- a CDS encoding ATP-binding protein, translating into MNWSDGESYIAIGIAAGLMRYFRRFLETEKRLPHWDRYLKQVWLAGLILMGLGGIFPDPWLIWFELIIIFAIVYTISQLYEFRPARTLLLALAPYAFILVVKDLLEHLAPKFYKANDDYIDATSTFAIIWLITFVVIANNQKKSLAKAQLEHEKELEKRRIIEAKKNELEFLVAERTAEITRQKEELEQTVTELKATQSQLVQSEKMASLGELTAGIAHEIQNPLNFVNNFSEVSIELIDELTEEQAKADRDHELEAELLTDLKQNLQKINHHGGRASSIVKGMLQHSRASNGQRELTDLNALADEYLRLAYHGLRAKDKTFNAVLKTDFDASLGQISMIPQDIGRVLLNLFTNAFYAVQQRQKQHPDLAYQPTVSISTRCDNSQAVIVVSDNGTGIPESVQQKIFQPFFTTKPTGEGTGLGLSLAYDIVTKGHGGTLEVESKEGEGTTFTITLPA; encoded by the coding sequence AGGTATGGCTTGCGGGTTTAATTCTGATGGGACTTGGGGGAATATTTCCTGATCCCTGGTTAATCTGGTTTGAGCTGATCATAATTTTTGCCATTGTCTATACTATTTCGCAACTATATGAATTCCGGCCCGCCCGAACGTTACTACTGGCGTTAGCACCTTATGCCTTTATCCTCGTCGTTAAAGACTTATTAGAGCATTTAGCTCCAAAATTCTATAAGGCCAATGATGACTACATTGACGCAACCTCTACGTTCGCAATCATCTGGTTGATTACGTTTGTCGTCATTGCCAATAATCAGAAAAAGTCGCTGGCCAAAGCGCAGCTGGAACATGAGAAGGAGCTCGAAAAACGGCGGATCATCGAAGCAAAAAAGAATGAACTCGAATTCCTGGTTGCCGAGCGAACTGCCGAGATCACGCGTCAGAAAGAAGAACTGGAGCAAACGGTTACCGAGCTAAAAGCCACTCAGAGTCAGTTAGTTCAAAGCGAGAAAATGGCTTCGTTAGGTGAACTCACGGCTGGTATCGCTCACGAAATCCAAAACCCACTCAACTTCGTTAACAATTTCTCCGAAGTGAGTATTGAACTCATTGACGAACTGACCGAAGAACAGGCCAAAGCCGACCGAGATCACGAACTGGAAGCGGAGTTATTGACTGACCTGAAGCAGAACTTACAGAAAATTAACCATCACGGCGGTCGGGCATCATCTATTGTGAAAGGTATGCTACAACACTCGCGCGCCAGTAACGGTCAGCGGGAACTGACCGATCTGAATGCGCTGGCTGATGAATACCTACGGCTGGCTTACCACGGCTTGCGGGCTAAAGACAAGACCTTCAACGCCGTATTGAAGACGGACTTTGATGCATCCCTGGGTCAGATCAGTATGATTCCCCAGGATATTGGCCGGGTATTACTGAATCTGTTCACCAATGCGTTTTATGCCGTTCAGCAACGTCAGAAGCAGCACCCAGACCTGGCCTACCAACCAACGGTATCGATCAGCACTCGTTGTGACAACAGTCAGGCGGTGATTGTGGTTAGTGACAATGGCACCGGGATTCCTGAGTCGGTACAACAGAAGATCTTCCAGCCTTTTTTCACGACCAAGCCCACGGGTGAGGGCACGGGTTTAGGTTTATCGTTGGCGTATGATATTGTAACAAAGGGGCATGGGGGAACGTTGGAGGTGGAAAGTAAGGAAGGAGAAGGGACAACATTTACCATAACATTACCGGCTTAA